The DNA window AGCCATGCTGGTAGCGGGTTCCGTAGGGTGGTGCATTTCGTCAGATGCAATTGATTCTTCGTCTCCAAGCTTGTATCCCTTGTCGCCTCTAGCGGTAACTGCCAATGCGTCTAATTCAGTGGCTGCGCCATTGTTGAGCTGGGTTTGTGACTTCATAAACGACGCTCGGTCATCCGCCATGAACTGGTATCGGGCGTCGGGGTTCTTGCGCACAATAGAGTAAATAGTTGAGGCAACAACCATGAGCAGAAGAACcgtggagaagatggcattAAGGACGAACAAAATaacaccaacaacaccaatgGCCAACAAAGGCGCGCCAAAGACGTTGGTAAAgatgagcaagaagatggagttCAAGAAGTTGATGACGTAAATGGCAATGTTGAACGAGTTGGTCTTCTTATCCATCCAGGGGCGCAACACCGACGCGGCAATGAGCATGCCAAtctcgaggatgatgaagccgACAGCCTGGGCGACGCCAGTCTTTTGCGCAAAAGCCACAAACATGGCTTTGATAAAGGTGTAGGCCAAGATGGGCCCGATGAAGTAGTAAGCAGAGGCACGGAACTGCACGTACAAGAAACCCCACTTGTTGAGAGCCTGGGGGTCCGAGAAGAGGATGTAGGCTGCGTTTCCGTGCATGTTGATGGATCGGCGGGCAATCTGAATCACCTTGCTAGATCCCCAGGCAAGAGCAATAAGTGGAcaaaagaaatagaagacGGCAAGCACAACTTCGGCCGCGGAGTCACGTTGCGTGAATTCCCAGAGGCACAGGATAGAAAGCTGTGGGAAACCGATGAGGGCGATGCGGTAGAGGATACCCTTGAGAACAGTCCGCCAACCGTTGCGGAACTCGAGGAACTTGTCTGATTTCATGACGCCCTGCTTGGCCAAACCTTCCAAGGCAAACTTGAACAAAGTGATGCCAAGCatggtgaagatggcaaagagCCAAAAGAAAGTCAGACCTGTGAGGAAGAGGTTGGTGGTTtcaatcttggccttgaatGCCACACGCTGAATTCCATAGACCACATAGCCTCCAGACGGGGACAAGATGTTGCCGCTTCGCTTCAGAAGATGGACGGCAGACGCAGGCATGAGAGCGAGGCTGCGTCTCATCAGCTCCTTGCCAGCATCGAGGCCGGCATCCAGACCACGCTTTTGCACAGAGACGGAAACAGATCCCAGCGAGCTAAAGAGAGTGGCAGGGGTGCCACCTGTAGCACGCTGATACCAAGTGAAGATGGTCTGCATGAAGCCGATGTGGATGATGCCCATGGACCACTGGAAGTTTTGAGTCCAAGCCTGAGCGATGGGAGGCAGCTCCACGCCAGTCAAGCCAATCATGGCTTGGGCCTGGAAATAGCCAAAGAGGGAGAGCGAGAGGGCAGCAACGTGGGCGGCGGTGTTGGAGTGGCCCAGTccgttgaagatggcggaTGAAACCAAAGCAATACCGGCAATAATGGCTGTAGCCCATTTCACACCAACCAGATTAACCGTCAAGccgttggagatgttggccTCGACACAGGCAATACTTTCCTTTGTGCTTGTGAGGTTAACGCGCACCCTGACCATGGCATCCAGATCAGGGATGGTGTAGGCGATGGAAGGAATCGATTTGGCTGCATCAGCGGGAACGGGGAGGGTGAAGGGAATATTGAActtggcagcagccgtcATGGGACACATGCCAGGAAGCTTGATCTTGCACGGGTCGAGCGTGGTCTTTAGAAAGGTGTATCCGTAAGCCGAGGCTTCAATATCAAATTCGACGTAGCCTGTAACAGAGGATGTGGCCACCAGATTGATGGTGGCTGAGTTATTGTTGGGAGTGTAAACGGCGTTGAAGAAACTGGCTTGGAGACCTGAGTTATCCTGGCAGGTATTGAGAGAGGTGGAGGCAAGCATCTTTTCAACAGCAGAGACTGGAGAAAGCAGAGTGGCCATTGCGGCCAAGAGGAGCGGACTGCTCCTCGATGAGAACCACATATTGCCGGTTATTTGTCGTTGTTGCTGGCTATTCTTCAGTGACAAAATTTTGTCTATGATTGGTGAGAGTTGGGTTGTAGCAAGAGGACGCGGATTGTTGTCGGAAAGAGGCAAAAACTGGTTGCGCAATTAAGGAGCCGTTATCGTCCTGCGGAACGTCTCGTTTGCTTTAGAAATTAATTGAAGTTGTATGGCGAGTTTGACATTGAACGACGAGGTTGGAAGACGATGGTCCGGCCAAAGGGGTTCTTTCGGTGTCGCGGGGGGGGGGAAGTCAGTTCACAGCGTAGTGACTGGTGCGATTGTCCGTTGGTTTGATATGCGGAtgtgtcgtcgtcgttgttgtcgtcgtcgtcggggTAGCGGGCGATTTGGAGAAGCGATCGGAAGCGCCGTTGTTTGTGTGGTAACACGGCAGCGAAAAGGGAGatacgaagagaagaaagggttaaaaaaaaaaaagaagaaattcaaGACAAGAATTGCGAGATTTAGAATGAGAGATCAAAGCGAGTGAACATGTTTATCGTGAAGGTAAACTAATGGTTGGTTGGATCTGTCGCCAAATAGTCCATCCACACACAATGGAAAATCTGGGGGAAGGGAGAAGAACAGAGCAGCGACAGAAATCTGGCGCAGGGTGGGCAAATGAGCGAATagggcagagagagagcgtgGAGAGTGGAAGACGAGAGTTGAGTGAGCGGTTGATGCAGATTGTTACGAGGACGCGTCCAAGGGTGGTGGCTGAGTCCCCCCGAAAGCGCCGTTTCAGGGCCGTATGAAAGTGGTATCCGCTCGCAGATCGAGCAAACTGGACCGTCTTGACGGCATCGCACGCATAAAGGGTAAGGATACGAggccgccgagctgctggccgtGCGCCGTTCTCCGTACTAGCagattaaaataaaatacgGGGCCCCTGCTTCTCCtgaaaagagcagcaaaTGGCACGCTCATTCGACGAGGCGAAACGAGAACGGGGGGCCCCTGGTCGGACCagttgctgctctgctgctcgtaACTGGCCAGTGTCAGCAAGCGTTGTTTAGTTTCCCGGCTCAGGGGGGCAGCAGATCCATACCGTGTGTGTGCCGCAGCCGTCTCACATTTTCGATGGCGGATCTTGGCcacttttttcttgcctcttGTATAAATAGCGCGGAGTGCGATggaaggaagagatgggagGGGAAACGCTGCGATGGGCATCTGCTATCCTGGCAGGTGGCAGATCGAAAATGAGACGCCAATGGATGTACAAGATTGAAGTGGCTTgatcttctttgtctctttgaTTCTCCCAGCTTGTGTGCGCACATGAATGCACTGTAAATGAAAAGGGCTCTCACTCTGCGCTGCACCTGCCTCTACCATCCTAATTTCCTTTGCCAGAAAGGCGCCAGGAACTGCCCTGACAGGCCCGGCCGCAGCCAATCACAAGCCGCGATTCCCGGACTAATTAGACGCGCTTGCACCATTTATGCACTGCCGCAACTCCGTGACGTGCATCGCCTCGCTATTGATACTGTAGGAGCAGGTGCAGTCCTTGCGCTGCTTGGCAGGTGGCAGGTGGCAGGTGGCAGTaaagagccaagagccaagagccaagagccaagaggGCTAAGGAAATACGGAAAGCAGGCTGGCTTCGTATCTGCACGTGCTGATTCGTATCTACTGTACATGCTGCTTCGTATCTGCGCACGCTGCCAGGCCTGCTCCTtttgaggaagagagacGAAAAAGGCAAGACAGCTTGATGATTAATACCGATAATTTGTCTGTGCTTGGAGTGGTTGTATTGCCCAAGTTTTCGTAGCTGTTGTGCTGCTAGGCAGCTCTCCGCAGTATAGGCGGTTCAATGTGCATGCTTACAGTTTTATCTAACCTTGCTCAATTTGAATAAAGGAAGTGACTACAAGAAGATTTCACATCACAGGAGCCATCTTATTCTCTGTCCTTGTTAAATAATGTTCGCGTATGAAAACCTTTGTGTGCTCCAAATGACATGGTGGTTGGGCTCTACATCAACATTATTTATGCCTCTCGGGTAAGCGTGCAACTGAGGGGTTCAGTAATGTACAGTAATCGGAAAAAACTGAGACGGCATACTGTACCTACCTTTGATAGCAAGGCAATTATATATCAAAATTGTTTGTCCTTTGCGCCCGAGAGTTTACAGCTTTCTAATCGTTTGATAGCAGCCTCCATATTGATCAAGCCTTTTGAGCCTTCCAATCAAGACATGGCCGTGAGAGAAGACACGGCCCGAGAGGATCAGAATATGCCATGGCAAGGCGACATCATGTCTCATAATTGATCATCCCTTGCGCCCGAAAAATTGACGGCCTCCCAATCATTTTGCCATCGGACCCCATATGGGCCAGGATTAGTGAACTGTAACTCCAAGACATACGCCCGAAAAGTCACGGCCTGCTAATCATTTAGCTACCGGACCCAAGACTGATCAGCCTCACTTACCACAAGGTTtgagaaaaataaaaagggagaaAATGAACGATGaattttcctcttctgctcGATAGGACGCCCCCATGTCTTGGAAAAGAATCTCCCTTGCGCCCGAAAATTCTCGGCCTTCCTATCGTTTTGACCTCTTGGTCCCACCGTCACTAGAACTTTTGAGCTGTGAATGAGACGTTGTCTTAGCAAGCCAGGCAGCGATCTAGCCGACCAGCCTCGAGATCAAGAATTTGTGCTGGCGCTTCACGAAAAGCCTTGAAAAGCAGGATCAGATATAGATAGATGGGCGTTTGGCTATTACCTAGTCCTGCTGAGCAAGATTAGGCAAGGACTCGGAACGTAAGCAAATTGTCTTCAAGACTGCTTGCGCTGGCATGGTATTACACATGTAGTTCTAGTACCAAAATTACGTATATCTTGAACAGTTAGACCTGTTGGGTAAAATTTACGGAGCAAGGCCAGCTGAACATGGAGCTCGGTGGTTTGAAGAAAGCGGGCGAAGATGATATAGAGACTGCATGCCATGGAAAGCACAAAAAATAAGAAAGTCGACATCATCTATGGCACGTCACGCCTACTTACTTAACACTCAAAATTTCCTCCAGATGATCCTAAACTTGAGAATATTacaaatagaaaaaaaaaaaaaaaggaatccAGCACTCGCTCAGTATCTTCCCTCCTACAACATCAAAGCATATGTTGCCCgtttatttttcttcatttctgGGAAGAGGAGCAAGTGAGATTGGGATGATTTGTTCATAGCTAATGTATACACCTTTTGGATGTCTCTACCCAAACAGAGCTGAAAATGCCACAGCTCTTTCGTAAAATCCAGTGTAATCTTCTTTTGGAACCATGTCGTGTCCATTGCTACGCTTTTTCTTACCGGTTCGGCTCCTACGTCTCAGAGTCAAGAGCCGACAATGAAGCCTGCGAATTAAAGGCTATGGATAATCTACCACCGTGTCAGAACCGGGTTTCCCGGTTATAAAGCATGCTTGCAAGGAGCAGTGATGGTTGCGGCGACTATAGGATACGCTTGAACTGGGTGGTGAGGGTAGCCATGAGATACTGGGGACGTGTGTGCCCTGAATTGCATCGAGGCGGCGATACACTCTAGTCTCACGCTCATTTTTCTTGCGGTTCTTATCCTATATGACCGTGACCGCGATCACAGGCCTGAAAAATGCTGTATGCGAGCTGGCTACATTAAGCAATGTTCGGTTTTTGTTGGAACTACGAGATTTGGCAAGCTGATTACAGAAAATGATAtggaattttcttttttgggtTATATGCCCTCTGAGTCAAGCTTCTCTCTGTGAAAATTGACGCTGGGGCATTTGACAGCTAAGCTATCATCACAAATCAGGCTGAAAAGGCATTTTTTAATTGCGGTATGGCTGGCCGAGCACAGTTCTGGGATGGAGCTCGAGTCTGTAGATGGCGTCACTTCTGCGCCAAAAGTTGAGTTGGATCAGCAATTCGTAGTGACAAAGACGATGAGTAAACAATGCCTCTGAGAACTTTTAGTCGATAGCAGACAGGTATACTCTTGAAATCTGTATATTGTCGTGGTTTGAAGCTCACTTTTCTCTCGCGAGCGAAACGATTCCGTTTGGGGACGCAGTAGGGAATACTTTGGCCAATCATCTGAAGAAATGTAGGAAAGAAAGTCTTGATTTGTATCTCGTTTTTGAGCTTGTATTTGCTCAATGATTTAAACTATAGGCTGTAGAGAATAGGGAAAATACTTGGAAAGACTCTTACTCTTGAGATCTGATGTTTTGATGACTGAGCTGAATGCTATAGAAGATACAAACACATGCCTATTTCTGCCTACATAGTATTCTCACATAAAAATCTTAACGGAGCACTACAGCTGATGGCTCCCTGCATCACACATCTTGTGAAGCTCATCTTGATATATTGGTGTGGCGGTATGGCAGCCATATCTGAACCAGCAAACAAATAGACATGAGCCGCGTCGGTGTTCAATCGTCTGTGCCAATCTCTCCACGGCACCGCTCGTCTTGTGCACTTTGGATATACGGTTGCTCTCTAAAAGGGCCGACTGATCGACGATTCATAGTGCTTGCCTCAATCTCTCACCGGCCTTTACCGCTGCATGGGAGCTCAGCCCAATCGACCGGGGGCCCACGACTCCTGCAACAAGTGCGTCTGGCCAAGGCCTGGACTGGATAGAGTCTCGATTTCTTACCTCTGACTGCCCCTCGCCCAATTGGTCTTGTATCAGTACCAGACCTTGTACCCATACACACTTGAATTATCAATGTCTCTGTCAACTTGCTTcaacttgtacaagtacacTCATACAAGACGCGAGACGCCCCCTCCACTTGTCCTTGTCAACGCTAACCTGTTTCCCGACGTGCATCATCTAGCTGCATGAATCCTCCGCCGAGAGCTCCACCAGGACCTGCAGTAGCCCAATGGAAGCGGAGCGTTATGGGGGGCGACGTGGGAGGGGCAGCCTCGTCTGAGTTGTAAGCGTTGCTGCTGGATGCCTTGTAGCTGTACAAGAAGCTTGAGACCATAGGAATCGTCCAGAGGATGGGAAAAATGGAGGGGGCGTATGCCTGTACGCCGCCTGTAAAGTGCCTAGGACGTATTTGGACGAGCCAGCCAGTCCGTCAGCTGCAATAGTAAGCGGTATAGGTCCCTTGTCCGGGCATAGAGTGGCATCGAGCAGCAGGCAGAGAGCACATGCCTATGCTTGCCCATGAAGCAAgcgaacaaaaaaagaaaagaaaagagtaaGACTCGGCAAAATCTGTGTCTCCTTCAGTCTCCAGTCCCACTCGGGCATCGATTGCTCCATACCAAGGTAGAGCCAGTAAAAAGGTAAGAGTGTTGCAGGATACTCCGCAGCACCAAATAGGaatcttttgctttgctttgcatcAGGTTGGGCAGTTCTGCGTCCCAGCCCCTCGATCAATACTTACTCGAGTATACAAGTAATACTTGGACGCATGACCCAACCTCCTAGTTACCATCCAATCAATAACCCTGACGGTCCCGAGATTACCTTGGATGCCACGACTCTCGGCAGCCGATTCCGCTCCCCGCGATCCATCATGTGCCAGTGCAAGTGACTCCATGATTCAGTCGACAGATAG is part of the Trichoderma atroviride chromosome 1, complete sequence genome and encodes:
- a CDS encoding uncharacterized protein (EggNog:ENOG41~TransMembrane:7 (n10-19c24/25o340-366i394-414o420-440i483-503o509-530i542-561o567-600i)~SECRETED:SignalP(1-24)); translated protein: MWFSSRSSPLLLAAMATLLSPVSAVEKMLASTSLNTCQDNSGLQASFFNAVYTPNNNSATINLVATSSVTGYVEFDIEASAYGYTFLKTTLDPCKIKLPGMCPMTAAAKFNIPFTLPVPADAAKSIPSIAYTIPDLDAMVRVRVNLTSTKESIACVEANISNGLTVNLVGVKWATAIIAGIALVSSAIFNGLGHSNTAAHVAALSLSLFGYFQAQAMIGLTGVELPPIAQAWTQNFQWSMGIIHIGFMQTIFTWYQRATGGTPATLFSSLGSVSVSVQKRGLDAGLDAGKELMRRSLALMPASAVHLLKRSGNILSPSGGYVVYGIQRVAFKAKIETTNLFLTGLTFFWLFAIFTMLGITLFKFALEGLAKQGVMKSDKFLEFRNGWRTVLKGILYRIALIGFPQLSILCLWEFTQRDSAAEVVLAVFYFFCPLIALAWGSSKVIQIARRSINMHGNAAYILFSDPQALNKWGFLYVQFRASAYYFIGPILAYTFIKAMFVAFAQKTGVAQAVGFIILEIGMLIAASVLRPWMDKKTNSFNIAIYVINFLNSIFLLIFTNVFGAPLLAIGVVGVILFVLNAIFSTVLLLMVVASTIYSIVRKNPDARYQFMADDRASFMKSQTQLNNGAATELDALAVTARGDKGYKLGDEESIASDEMHHPTEPATSMAYAPQTMNPQAGFYQPTRSVSPVNPSVPLFPANDQQSHSSYGHGSSPAPMGRVPSYDNNHNTSPGGYRAQNNASPWQRGAGYD